Below is a window of Tolypothrix bouteillei VB521301 DNA.
TTGCCAGAGCCCAATCAATCGGAAACAGAATTCCCTGTAAATTACCCTTATGTTTCTGTCTGTCAACCCGTGGAAAAAGCCCTGCAAAAACAAATAGCTCAAGAGAAGTTATTAAATCAGGTAACCACTCAAATCCGAAAAAGTTTAGACTTACCAGTCATCATGTCTACAGCTGTTGCACAAGTCAGAGAATTTTTGGAATTAGATAGACTGGTGATATATAAATTTAAGCATTCCATTGCTAAGAATCAAGAGTTTACAATAACTAACCAACAAGACTCTCCTTTATCCCTCCCAAACTATGCCCCTTTTTTGACGCCTCATTCCTTAGAACAAGATTTACAAGACAAAGCAGGCTATGTTGTTTACGAAATTCGCGCTCATGATGCTATTCCATCAGTTTTGCATTATACGGAAAATAATTGTTTAACTCAAACGGAGCAATGTTGGGAAAAGTACAAACAAGGGTATACGTTATCTGTAGATGATGTGGAAAAAGTTTATGCTCTAGAAGAGTGTTTGTTAAATTTTTTACGGGATACTAAAGTCCGTGCCAAATTAGCCTCACCAATTATTTTTGAAGAGAAACTTTGGGGATTGCTTATTGCCCATCAATGCGATAGTCCCCGTGCTTGGACAGAAAGTGAAAAGATTTTGTTGACATCCGTAGCGGAACAATTAGCGATCGCAATCCATCAATCCGAGTTAATGCGTTCTCTGACAAAAGAAAAACAAAATTTGGAAGAACGTGTTATTGAGCGCACTGTTGCTTTACACGATGCTCTCGTCGCTGCAGAAGCTGCTAGCCGTTTAAGAAGCGAATTCCTCGCTACCATCAGTCACGAATTACTGACACCTTTAACTTACGTTATTGGGATGTCTTCCACTTTACTACGTTGGTCTTTTGGCGAGTTAACAAAGCGCCAACGGGATTATTTACAAACGATCCATGATAGCGGCGAGCATTTATTAGAGATGATTAACGATATTCTCGAACTCTCTCAGATAGAAGCAGGCAAAGCAGTATTAAATATAACAAGCTTTTCCTTAAGTGATGCAGCTGAATCTACAATTAATGGATTAAAAGAAAAAGCAACTATTAAAAGAGTCAATCTTAAACTCGATTTACAAATCAATGCAGAATGCGATCGCTTTACAGCTGATGCCAGAAGAATACAACAAATTCTGTGGAATCTGCTAACTAATGCTGTAAAATTTACCCATGAAGGAGGCAACGTTACATTACGCCTTTGGGTAGAAGACGAAAATGCTGTCTTTCAAGTAGAGGATACAGGTATTGGTATCCCAGAAGATCAATTATCACTCCTGTTTGAGAAATTCCACCAACTTGACACACCCTATCGGCGTCGTTATGGCGGTACTGGATTGGGCTTAGCATTAACCAAACAGCTTGTAGAACTTCATCGAGGTCGAATTGAAGTAGAATCTACCGTAGGTGTTGGTTCAATTTTTACTGTTTGGATACCACCAGTAGTTAGTGGTTAGTGAATGATAAAGAGCGCGAGGCTGATGTAGAAAAACCACTAACCACTAACCACCACTAACCACTTACGAATTATTTGCGTCTCTTAGTTCGCCCGGACGGACGGTGAACTGCTGCATTTGGTCACCCCGGATGACAGTCAATTGCAAGGGTTGGTTGACTCGGCTTTTTTCCACCAAGCTTTGTAACTGTTCGGCGGTGGTCACGTTTTGTTCGCCAATCTGAGTTATTACATCACCCCGACGCAAACCCGCAGATGCAGCAGGGCTGTTGGGTATGACTTGCATGACTAATACACCATTGACTTCCGGTACAGTCATAGTGGAATTGGGGTCGCGATTAAATTGTTGTGCCTGTTCTGGTGTCAAACTCACCATGCGAACACCGATGTATGGATGGGAGATTTTTTCACCACGGGTCAAAGCATCTTTAATTAACTTAGCTTTGTCAATGGGAATGGCAAACCCAATTCCTTGAGCATCAGCACGAATGGCAGTATTGATGCCGATAACTTCTCCTTGCTCGTTAACTAAGGGACCGCCAGAGTTACCGGGATTGATAGCGGCATCTGTTTGTATAAAGTCTAACCGCTTATCGGGGATACCAACTTGAGCGCTAGAGCGGTTAAGCGTGCTAATAATACCTAATGTTACAGTATTATCTAAGCCCAATGGGTTACCGACCGCTATTGCCCAATCCCCTACTTGCAAATCTTGAGAGTTACCTAAAGTTGCTACGGGGAGATTTGTCCCTTTAATTTTTACAACTGCCAAATCTGAGGGTTCATCTACCCCACGCACTTCTCCTTTGAGTTTGCGCCCGTCTTTTAGGGTGACGGTGACAGAATCAGCACCACTCACCACGTGAGCGTTGGTAAGAATTATACCATTAGAATCAATGATAAAACCAGAACCTTCACCTCTTTGTCGGTATTCTTGAGGCGCTCTGGAAAAATCGTCACCAAAAAATTCCCGGAAGAAAGGGTCCCCAAAAAAGGGGTCGGGAGCACGCATAGTGATAGTACGCTCTGTATCAATCCGTACAACTGCAGGTCCGACTTTATTGACAGCAGTACTCACAAAACTGCGAATGGCTGCTTTTTGAGATTCTACAGGAGGTGCGTTTTCTGGTGCGGCTTCTACTTCAGTAGTACTTGGTATGGTATTACTGACAAGAGACGACCGCCCTGGAATTGGCAGGTTAGGAAATGCCCACAAAGTTGTCAAAGTTAAGCCAACACTCAAGATTGCTACTAGAACATAGCTGGTTACTTGACGCAAAAGGGGTGAAAACCGTTGTTCTTCAGAAGATGATAATGACATATTAATTTCTGCTATCCCGCAAAACATGACTATCGTCTCTAAAACCATTATTACTGGGAAAAGGGTGTGTTGACCTTAGTAGGACTTACACACTCTACAAATCGATTTCCCTCTAAGTTTGCGTTTGTTCAAGGAGTTTCAGGTAAACATCCGATCTGTTGTCTTGCTATCAACTTTTCTATACCTTTGCGTAATCCCACTAGCCCAGTCAGTAGGTAACAATGAATATAAATTAAAACAGCTAATCTCATTCTTAATAAAATGACGGAGAGAAAGTTTTATGTCTATCTGGGTATTGGTAGCTCTAATTTCTTACCTTTTGGGAGCCTTGATTCAATGGACTGCTCTCAAGCAGCAGTTTCAGGAACTTGACGAATACACTAATTTTCCCATAGTTTGGATCGCCAAAGTTGTCTTAACAACTGGTTGTTTTTTGGAAGCTTTAGCTTGGCCTTTCGAGCTGCTTGACTCAGCAACTGCAACTGAGTAACCATTGCTACTGTTCCTGTAGAATAGTCCTGGCACAACTAGGAGCATCTAACGATGAAAGTGTGGGAAGTTCAATCTCGGGAAGGTCTTGATGCATTGACATTGGTTGATAGACCGGAACCCCAGCCTCAAGCGGGACAGATTCTTCTCAAAATACACGCTGCTTCACTCAATTATCGCGATTTGTTAACCGTTAAAGGGGCGTATGGCTCTAAACAAAAACTACCGCTTGTTCCGTTTTCTGATGGTGCGGGAGAGGTGGTTGCTGTTGGTGAGGGGGTAACTAGAGTTAAAGTTGGCGACAGGGTTGCCAGCATTTTCATGCAAACTTGGATAGATGGGGAATATTCAGCAGAAAAATCCCGTTCAGCATTAGGTGGTGCGATTGATGGTATCTTAGCTGAGTATGTTGTACTAGACCAAAATGGTGTCGTTCGTGTTCCAGATTTTCTGTCTTATGAGGAAGCAGCAACGCTACCCTGTGCTGCGGTAACTGCTTGGAATGCTCTTGTCACGGATGGCAAGTTAAAAGCTAGCGATACGATTTTGATACAAGGAACTGGGGGAGTTTCAATATTTGCGCTTCAGTTTGCTAAAGCAATGGGGGTCAAAGTTATTGCGACTTCAAGCAGCGATTGGAAGTTAGAAAAGTTGCGGCAATTGGGCGCTGCAGAAGTCGTGAATTATCAGACTGTACCAGACTGGGATGAAAGAGTTTGGGAAATCACGGGTAAACTTGGAGTTGATCGCATTATTGAAGTGGGTGGTGCGGGAACTTTCAATAAATCCCTCCGTGCTGTCCGTTATGGAGGACATATTAGTTTGATTGGAGTGCTTTCCGGGTTAAATGCTGATGTCAGTACAGTCTCGATTTTGCACAAAGGTATTTGCGTGCAAGGCATTTATGTAGGTAGTCGCGAGATGTTTGAGGCGATGAATCGAGCTATCTCCTTACATAATATCCAACCGATAATTGACCGAGAGCTCCCCTTTGAACAAGCACGGGAAGCTTTGGCGTATATGGAGAGTGGAGCGCATTTTGGCAAGATTGTCTTGCAGGTGTAAAAGATTTGCCAAATCTCTTGCAAGTCGAAGTCATTACGAGTATGATTTAAGAAGAGCAGTTAAAGACTGCAAACCACTTGCTCAAGGATTAAGTAGGAATACAACCAGCTATGGAACCCCTTGTTATAGGTGCGATCGCGAGTTTAGGCGCGGGACTCGCCACTGTTATTGGTGCCTTACCAATTTTACTACCAATAAATTTTACGCAAAGAGTGCAAGGAATCATGCTGGGGTTTGGAGGCGGAGTAATGTTGGCAGCAACATCCTTTTCACTAATCCTACCGGGTACTGAGTCTGCGGTTGCTCAAGGTTATCCCCAAGCAGGTGCAGCTTTGATTATGGCGACGGGTATTTTGCTCGGAGGCGTGTTTCTGCAATTAACACACAAATTATTGCCCCACGAACATTTTTTTAAAGGGCAAGAAAATGTTCGTTCCAATAACCTGAAACGAATTTGGTTGTTTATTGCTGCAATTACCATTCATAACTTTCCTGAAGGATTAGCAGTGGGAGTTAATTTTGGTAATAATAATATTAAAGATGGTATTCCTGTTGCCTTAGGCATTGGGTTGCAAAATATTCCGGAAGGCTTGGTAGTCGCATTATCTTTAGTTGCTGAGAAATATTCAGCAGGTTATGCTTTATGGATTTCACTGCTGACGGGTTTAGTTGAACCAATTGGTGGTGTAATTGGTGCCGGCGTGGTGAGTATCGCTAATTTTATCTTGCCTTGGGCAATGGCATTTGCAGCAGGTGCAATGTTGTTTGTAATTAGTGATGAAATCATTCCTGAATCTCATCGTAAAGGATTGGAGAAAGAAGGAACTATTGGTGTGATGCTGGGCTTTATCATCATGATGTTTTTGGATATTGCTTTGGGGTAGTTAGTTGTTGAATTACAACATTGAAATATGTCTGAAAGTCTTACTAATTACTAATGACAGCATTGACTCATTAACTTTAAGTGTACTAACTGATTGAAAAAGGAGCAAAATTATGAATCTTCTTCGTTTTGAGCACATAAATATTTCTTGTAAAGATCTACAAGCAACTCAAAAGTTCTATCAAACTCTATTCCCCGATTGGTATGTGCGTGCCGAAGGTGTATTTAATGGTAGGCACTGGATACATTTAGGTAACAATCAATTTTATCTGGCTCTTAATCATGAGGCCAATCAAGATCGCGTAAACTTACCTTACCAAAATATTGGTATCAATCATGTTGGTTTTGTGATTCAAGATGGAGAAGGTATGAAAAATTTGCTTGAGAAAGAAGGGATTGAATATTACACGCTAACAGCAGCCGAAACCAAGCATAGAATTTATGTTAACGATCCAGATGGCAATGAAATTGAATTGGTTGAATACCGCCCTGAGTATGCGTTGAAGTGATTGGCTAATTTTAGCGTGGCGTTGCGATTCTAGCGGCGCACCTGGGGTTTGCGGTGTTAACTTGGGCAAGATGATAGCGTTCTGTATTCATTGTTTTTGTGTTGATTGTGGATGGTAGGATGACAAACTTGTTAGCTGGTACAGAAGTAGAAGCACGCTCTTTGCGTTGGGAAGTAGTGAGTGCTACTCAGTTAGGACAACAAACTCTTTACAGGTTGCGTTGCTTGCAAGGAGAACTGCGAGGTACAGAATTTGATATTCTCCATCCTTTTGAATCTGTAGAGGCAGTTATTCGCGATTTGCGTCCCGATCGCGCTGCGCCTTTACCTAATTGGTTAGTTGATCATCAAGCTTTTCTCTTGGAGCAATCTTTGTCGGGTAATGCTCTCCTCGCCGTACAACCCGGTCGCTTACGTGTAGAAGCGTATCAATTGGTTCCTGTATTACGAGCAATTCGCATGAGTCGGGTACGGTTGCTTTTAGCGGATGGGGTTGGGTTGGGAAAAACTATTCAAGCTGGATTGATTATTACCGAATTGATGGCGCGACGGGTAGTGCATCGCATTCTAATTGTTTGTCCTGCTGGTCCATTGTTGGAACAGTGGAAGCTAGAAATGTCTGAACGCTTTGGTTTGCGTTTGGATGAGGTAAACCGAGGAAGGTTGGAAGAAATTCGTCGCAGTACGGAGTTGGGTGCAAATCCTTTTGATTATATTCCTTTGGCGATCGCGTCCATTGATTTTCTCAAGCAGGAAAAAATTCTGGAATCCTTGGAAAGAGCTAGTTACGACATGGTGGTGTTGGATGAAGCCCATCACTGTATGGACTTGGGCGCTATTGGGGAAAAAGAGGATTCTCAACGACGACGGTTGGCGGAGGTTTTAGCGCGGCGTTGCGATTCTTTGTTGTTACTGACTGCAACTCCTCATGATGGGAATGACCGTTCTTTTGCTTCTTTGTGTGAATTGTTAGATTTATCCTTAGTGGATGGGAGAGGAAATTTAAGGGGCGTTGGCTATCGCGATTGTGTTGTTCGTCGTCTGAAATCTCATATTCCCAATCGGTTTAAAAATCGCATTGTCGAACCAAAATCAGTTGTTGCTAATAATCAGGAACATCCCGATTATATAGCATTGCAACATGGGTTGTTGGAATTTTTAGCACCTGAGTTGCGGAGGGCTTTTCAGAAGAAGCGTTACAGTGATGTTTTGGCAGTTCTCTCAAAAGTTTTCAACAAGCAGCAAGAACTCACACCTGGTTGGGAGATGCGGGATTGAATGCAGAACAACGGTTACTAACAGAAGCAACAGAAGCCAGAGAAAAAGGAAACCGCAGTTCTGCTGTAGATTTATTTAGTTTTGTCCGCGATGGGATTTTGCTAGATGGGGGAGATTTTCAACCAACCAAACACCCAGAAATTTACATCATGCGTCTTCCCTCAGCTTGGAATTATGGGCTTGATGAGTTACCGGGATACGATCGCAATAGTCATTGTTTGCGGTTGACGACTAATATGGATGTGACTCGCGACGAACAAAATCGCCCTGTGGGTTTTTTAGGTCGCGCCCATCCTTTGGTAAGGCGTGCTGTGGATAGAGTAAGGAATTTATCCTTTGGCGGTGGCGATCGCAACACTCAAGATAGCCGTGTTAGTGTGGTGAAAGCTGATGTAGAGAAACCAACCTTGCTATTTACTTTTTTAGGTAGAGTTGCTAGCAATGCGGGATCGGAATTCGAGAAAGTGTTGGCGGTAAAAGTTGGGTCGGATGGGGAAACAGAGTTTTACGACCAAGCCCAAGATTGGCTTAGTTTAGCAGATCCGAAACAGGCGATAAGTACAAAAAATGTGTGGAAAAATTACTTTGAGTCATGTTGGGAAACTGCAACTCAGCAAGCGCAAGATGTCGCCCAAACGAATTGGTTATCTGTGGCGGAAGCATTTATCAAAGAACGCAAGCGCGAGTTAGAGATAGAAAAAGCCCGACAAACTGAGTGGTTGCAACAGCGCAGTCAAGAAATTACAGGGAACGTGGAAAATGCGGTGCAAAGGTCTGGGGAAAGGTCGAAAACCCTGGTAGGTAAGACGAGATACGGAATCCCTCTGCATCGGGTAGGACAGAGCGTAACTGCTTTGAGGTATTTAGAAGACGCAATTTGGAGTAGAGCATGATTAGGCACAGTAGCAATACTAGTGAATCTTGGAAGACGTTAGCGTGGAAGAAATTCCGGGCAAACCTTTTCCGCTTACAAAGAAGAGTGTTTAAAGCGGTTCGAGTTGGCGACAAGCGCAAAGCCCGTCAATTACAAAAGCTGATCCTAAAATCTCGTGCGGCTAGGTTTCTGGCAATTCGTCAAGTAACACAGCTAAACGCTGGTAAAAAGACACCGGGTATTGATGGTAAAACCGCCTTAACTCATGAGGAAAGATTCAGCCTCGAACTGCTATTAAGGCAGCTAAATTGGTATCACAAAAAGCTTAGGCAGATACCAATACCCAAGAAAGACGGCTCTATCAGATACCTAAAAATCCCCACTATCGCGGATAGAGCTTGGCAATGCCTAGCAAAATTCGCCCTAGAACCAGCACACGAAGCCACCTTCCACGCAAATAGCTACGGATTTAGAACAGGGCGCTCCGCCCATGATGCCCAGAAGCAGGTGTTCGATCATCTCAAATCAAAGTCCAACGGCATCAACAAGAGAATCCTTGAGCTAGATGTAGAAAAGTGCTTCGACCGGATTAATCACTCATCCATCATGTCGAACCTTATCGCCCCCCTAGGGCTAAAATTAGGGATATTCCGATGCCTCAAAGCCGGAATCAACCCCGAATTCCCTGAACAAGGTACCTGTCAAGGTGGGGTGGTGAGTCCACTACTAGCTAACATCGCCCTGAATGGAATCGAAGAAATACATAAATACCACGTCAACAGAGGACGCAAAATAACAGCAACTACCCTCGAAAAGGACATTGTGAACGCCTGTGTTCGATATGCCGATGACGCGGTATTCTTCCTACGACCAGAAGACGATGAAAAACAAATACTTGACAGTATTAGCCAATTCCTAGCAAAAAGAGGACTAAAGGTAAGTGAGAAAAAGACAAAGCTAACCGCCTCGACTTCAGGATTTGACTTTTTAGGCTGGCACTTCAAAGTACAGCAAAACGGCAAGTTTAGAAGCTCTCCCTCAGAGGAAAACTTCAAAGCATTCCGTAAGAAAGTCAAGAAAATTGTCAATAACTCGAATTATGGTGCTAACGAAAAAGCTAAGAAATTAGCCCCGATAGTCCGAGGATGGAGACAATACCACAAGTTCTGTAAAATGGACGGCTCTAAATTTAGCCTTTACTACGTACAATACAGAACCTACAAGGTATTCAACAAAGAAACCAAACAAGATTGCCTATCTAGCAAGAAACTGCTGGATAAAGCTTTCCCATCGGTTCCTTACTCCGAAAACCGCCACATTAAAGTCAAAAGAAATAAATCACCTTTTGATGGAGACTTAGTTTACTGGAGTGAACGCAACAGTAAGCTATATGACGGTATGACCTCAAGATTATTAAGGAAGCAAAGCCATACGTGTGGATACTGCGGTCACAAACTGACCTCAGAAGAAAAGGTAAATCTACATCATTTTGACGGCAATCATGGAAACTGGAAGGACTCAAACCTGACAGCAGTACACGAAAGCTGTCACGATTATCTCCACATGAAGCAAAAGGGGAAGGAGACTACGTTAATCACGCAAGTAGGTCTGGAAGTCACCGAAGAATACCTAGAAAATAATCCTCGGTGAAGGACAACCCGGTCTTACGACGACAGAAACCTTAACCCTAAGAATATCGGAAGCTGGATGCGTAAAAATACGCACGTCCAGATTTAAAAGAGAGGGGCGAGAGGTAATACTCTCCCTCGACTCTACCCGAGTTGCTGTACCATCGCTTTTTTTCAGAATCGTTACTGTATCTGCATCGCAATCCATGGGTGTATGATGATTGGTATGGAGTAGTGATTTTTCCCTCAAGGAGTTTAGAACCACAAAAGACAAATCTCCATCGCTCGCTCATCAACAGTTCGCAA
It encodes the following:
- a CDS encoding GAF domain-containing sensor histidine kinase — its product is MSSSSDLSFSRTLRNSTFARLGELLLQMAQSVGRPSLVLTESVLVMVNLPLEWQAQRFTVLVSQQFSALLIGTHLQDVGDKENLANASLSASQPLSSTASSLSYPNDVFLNCYLTFDLSEIVSFLSNLKGLFDQNSQTYQTLEDSCQIPITNDATLQSKFTFLLLKELLPEPNQSETEFPVNYPYVSVCQPVEKALQKQIAQEKLLNQVTTQIRKSLDLPVIMSTAVAQVREFLELDRLVIYKFKHSIAKNQEFTITNQQDSPLSLPNYAPFLTPHSLEQDLQDKAGYVVYEIRAHDAIPSVLHYTENNCLTQTEQCWEKYKQGYTLSVDDVEKVYALEECLLNFLRDTKVRAKLASPIIFEEKLWGLLIAHQCDSPRAWTESEKILLTSVAEQLAIAIHQSELMRSLTKEKQNLEERVIERTVALHDALVAAEAASRLRSEFLATISHELLTPLTYVIGMSSTLLRWSFGELTKRQRDYLQTIHDSGEHLLEMINDILELSQIEAGKAVLNITSFSLSDAAESTINGLKEKATIKRVNLKLDLQINAECDRFTADARRIQQILWNLLTNAVKFTHEGGNVTLRLWVEDENAVFQVEDTGIGIPEDQLSLLFEKFHQLDTPYRRRYGGTGLGLALTKQLVELHRGRIEVESTVGVGSIFTVWIPPVVSG
- a CDS encoding HhoA/HhoB/HtrA family serine endopeptidase; this encodes MSLSSSEEQRFSPLLRQVTSYVLVAILSVGLTLTTLWAFPNLPIPGRSSLVSNTIPSTTEVEAAPENAPPVESQKAAIRSFVSTAVNKVGPAVVRIDTERTITMRAPDPFFGDPFFREFFGDDFSRAPQEYRQRGEGSGFIIDSNGIILTNAHVVSGADSVTVTLKDGRKLKGEVRGVDEPSDLAVVKIKGTNLPVATLGNSQDLQVGDWAIAVGNPLGLDNTVTLGIISTLNRSSAQVGIPDKRLDFIQTDAAINPGNSGGPLVNEQGEVIGINTAIRADAQGIGFAIPIDKAKLIKDALTRGEKISHPYIGVRMVSLTPEQAQQFNRDPNSTMTVPEVNGVLVMQVIPNSPAASAGLRRGDVITQIGEQNVTTAEQLQSLVEKSRVNQPLQLTVIRGDQMQQFTVRPGELRDANNS
- a CDS encoding zinc-dependent alcohol dehydrogenase family protein — protein: MKVWEVQSREGLDALTLVDRPEPQPQAGQILLKIHAASLNYRDLLTVKGAYGSKQKLPLVPFSDGAGEVVAVGEGVTRVKVGDRVASIFMQTWIDGEYSAEKSRSALGGAIDGILAEYVVLDQNGVVRVPDFLSYEEAATLPCAAVTAWNALVTDGKLKASDTILIQGTGGVSIFALQFAKAMGVKVIATSSSDWKLEKLRQLGAAEVVNYQTVPDWDERVWEITGKLGVDRIIEVGGAGTFNKSLRAVRYGGHISLIGVLSGLNADVSTVSILHKGICVQGIYVGSREMFEAMNRAISLHNIQPIIDRELPFEQAREALAYMESGAHFGKIVLQV
- a CDS encoding ZIP family metal transporter, with translation MEPLVIGAIASLGAGLATVIGALPILLPINFTQRVQGIMLGFGGGVMLAATSFSLILPGTESAVAQGYPQAGAALIMATGILLGGVFLQLTHKLLPHEHFFKGQENVRSNNLKRIWLFIAAITIHNFPEGLAVGVNFGNNNIKDGIPVALGIGLQNIPEGLVVALSLVAEKYSAGYALWISLLTGLVEPIGGVIGAGVVSIANFILPWAMAFAAGAMLFVISDEIIPESHRKGLEKEGTIGVMLGFIIMMFLDIALG
- a CDS encoding VOC family protein — protein: MNLLRFEHINISCKDLQATQKFYQTLFPDWYVRAEGVFNGRHWIHLGNNQFYLALNHEANQDRVNLPYQNIGINHVGFVIQDGEGMKNLLEKEGIEYYTLTAAETKHRIYVNDPDGNEIELVEYRPEYALK
- a CDS encoding DEAD/DEAH box helicase family protein, with the protein product MTNLLAGTEVEARSLRWEVVSATQLGQQTLYRLRCLQGELRGTEFDILHPFESVEAVIRDLRPDRAAPLPNWLVDHQAFLLEQSLSGNALLAVQPGRLRVEAYQLVPVLRAIRMSRVRLLLADGVGLGKTIQAGLIITELMARRVVHRILIVCPAGPLLEQWKLEMSERFGLRLDEVNRGRLEEIRRSTELGANPFDYIPLAIASIDFLKQEKILESLERASYDMVVLDEAHHCMDLGAIGEKEDSQRRRLAEVLARRCDSLLLLTATPHDGNDRSFASLCELLDLSLVDGRGNLRGVGYRDCVVRRLKSHIPNRFKNRIVEPKSVVANNQEHPDYIALQHGLLEFLAPELRRAFQKKRYSDVLAVLSKVFNKQQELTPGWEMRD
- a CDS encoding reverse transcriptase domain-containing protein codes for the protein MIRHSSNTSESWKTLAWKKFRANLFRLQRRVFKAVRVGDKRKARQLQKLILKSRAARFLAIRQVTQLNAGKKTPGIDGKTALTHEERFSLELLLRQLNWYHKKLRQIPIPKKDGSIRYLKIPTIADRAWQCLAKFALEPAHEATFHANSYGFRTGRSAHDAQKQVFDHLKSKSNGINKRILELDVEKCFDRINHSSIMSNLIAPLGLKLGIFRCLKAGINPEFPEQGTCQGGVVSPLLANIALNGIEEIHKYHVNRGRKITATTLEKDIVNACVRYADDAVFFLRPEDDEKQILDSISQFLAKRGLKVSEKKTKLTASTSGFDFLGWHFKVQQNGKFRSSPSEENFKAFRKKVKKIVNNSNYGANEKAKKLAPIVRGWRQYHKFCKMDGSKFSLYYVQYRTYKVFNKETKQDCLSSKKLLDKAFPSVPYSENRHIKVKRNKSPFDGDLVYWSERNSKLYDGMTSRLLRKQSHTCGYCGHKLTSEEKVNLHHFDGNHGNWKDSNLTAVHESCHDYLHMKQKGKETTLITQVGLEVTEEYLENNPR